The following coding sequences are from one Nonlabens arenilitoris window:
- a CDS encoding toprim domain-containing protein yields the protein MQTEINGFKIDKFNVHGIKVGDRTSTCPECSEHRQPINQKQKCMSVFWDTGLGYCNHCGSRVQLHTYKRKEESVQYNIPKLKENYDHVSNQAKEYFKSRGISEKTIQDLKITSNNSWMPKANKEIEVIEFNYFLNGILTNIKSRGKNKDFKFEKSCEIILYNFDAILNSSTCVLVEGEFDALAYHESGVKNVSSVPNGFTLPRADGSSTIQTGYLDHYYQVFENKEKVYLAFDNDIAGNEGQKEFIRRIGAEKCFTIDFKDCKDANEYLLKYGKEELAKTITAAEPVPLEDIIQINDIKDDLIDFWKNGAPKGKTIGLADFDDVASFETKQYTLFLSAPGSGKSEFLDYVIAKLALRYGDKFGICSTENKPLKYHYDKIFKKIFGSRPSEDQIESEQVHQAFNFIQDHFIHVEKQKRYYLEDILAKFAELVKRKGCRYFVLDPFNKIKLKSVPRSNVNEYTEEYHALLDEFCNKYDAHIFLVLHPNKLTRKKLSADVLSEKTFIMPTAYDAKGGGEHFDMSYNIIGMVRDFERDIVHVRTLKWKFQHLGKAGEDVYLKWNMNNGRYELINGYFDENSTEIPSATWDNQNWLETNPLAIENNIMPQSYTDQQNDINLDTILEDPDCPF from the coding sequence GTACAACTTCATACCTACAAACGCAAAGAAGAATCAGTTCAATACAACATACCTAAACTTAAAGAGAATTATGATCATGTTAGCAATCAAGCAAAAGAATATTTTAAATCCAGAGGAATTTCTGAGAAAACAATACAGGATCTCAAAATTACTTCTAACAATTCATGGATGCCTAAAGCTAACAAAGAAATAGAAGTAATAGAGTTTAACTATTTTCTGAATGGAATATTGACTAACATCAAGTCACGAGGTAAAAACAAGGATTTCAAATTTGAAAAAAGCTGTGAGATTATTTTGTACAATTTCGACGCTATTCTTAACAGCTCTACTTGTGTTCTAGTAGAAGGTGAGTTTGATGCCTTAGCTTACCATGAAAGCGGTGTTAAAAACGTTTCAAGCGTTCCTAATGGATTTACATTACCGCGTGCTGATGGCAGCTCCACGATACAAACTGGATATCTAGATCATTACTATCAGGTCTTTGAAAACAAAGAGAAAGTTTATTTAGCTTTTGACAATGATATTGCTGGAAACGAAGGACAAAAAGAATTTATACGACGTATAGGCGCTGAAAAGTGTTTCACAATTGACTTTAAAGACTGTAAAGATGCAAATGAATATTTACTTAAATATGGAAAAGAAGAGCTTGCGAAAACGATAACAGCGGCTGAACCTGTTCCGTTAGAAGATATCATCCAGATCAATGACATAAAAGATGATCTAATAGATTTCTGGAAAAACGGCGCTCCTAAAGGTAAAACAATAGGGTTAGCAGATTTTGATGACGTCGCTAGTTTTGAAACTAAACAATACACATTATTCCTATCAGCTCCAGGAAGTGGTAAAAGTGAGTTTTTAGATTATGTAATTGCAAAACTAGCTCTCAGGTACGGTGATAAGTTTGGAATATGCTCAACAGAAAACAAGCCTTTAAAATATCACTACGATAAAATTTTTAAAAAGATTTTTGGATCGCGACCTAGTGAAGACCAAATAGAAAGTGAACAAGTTCATCAAGCGTTTAATTTTATTCAAGATCATTTTATTCATGTCGAGAAACAAAAAAGATATTACTTAGAAGATATACTTGCAAAGTTTGCAGAACTAGTCAAGCGAAAGGGTTGTCGTTATTTTGTATTAGACCCATTTAACAAGATTAAATTAAAATCGGTGCCACGATCGAATGTAAATGAATACACTGAAGAGTACCATGCGCTCTTGGATGAGTTTTGTAATAAGTATGATGCGCACATTTTTTTGGTCTTACACCCAAATAAGTTGACACGTAAAAAACTGTCGGCGGATGTATTAAGTGAAAAAACTTTCATAATGCCTACAGCATATGATGCTAAAGGTGGTGGGGAACACTTTGACATGAGTTACAATATCATAGGAATGGTAAGAGATTTTGAAAGAGATATTGTTCATGTAAGAACGTTGAAATGGAAATTCCAACATCTTGGAAAAGCTGGTGAAGATGTCTACTTAAAATGGAATATGAATAATGGGCGTTATGAGCTTATCAATGGTTATTTTGACGAGAACAGCACCGAAATACCTTCAGCAACTTGGGATAACCAGAATTGGCTTGAAACAAATCCTTTGGCTATTGAAAATAACATCATGCCCCAATCTTATACCGATCAGCAAAATGATATAAATCTAGATACCATTCTTGAAGATCCAGACTGTCCCTTTTAA
- a CDS encoding M48 family metallopeptidase — protein sequence MNVSGIDIAIQKSERKTVSIFIERDGSVSARVPAKLNDDEIKDILEAKEYQIFKNLAEWTQLNENAVEREYVNGQSFLYLGRNYRLKIVKESSGIVRFFRNTFYLGEKDQPKAKELFIQFYKEKLNSKIHPIIERYKDQLGVAPQQIKVMELQNRWASCTPSGNVNFHWKCAMAPIDVLHYMVVHELAHLIHNNHTQAFWNEVDKILPNYDEQINWLKINGSGMDL from the coding sequence ATGAATGTATCTGGAATAGATATCGCCATTCAAAAAAGCGAACGTAAGACCGTCAGCATATTTATAGAACGAGATGGTTCTGTATCAGCACGCGTACCAGCTAAACTTAATGATGATGAAATTAAGGATATTTTAGAGGCTAAGGAATATCAAATATTCAAGAATCTAGCTGAGTGGACACAGTTAAATGAAAATGCCGTGGAACGTGAGTATGTTAATGGTCAGTCGTTTTTATATTTAGGAAGAAACTATCGATTGAAAATAGTCAAGGAAAGTTCAGGAATCGTAAGGTTTTTCAGAAACACTTTTTATTTAGGTGAAAAAGATCAACCTAAAGCAAAAGAATTATTCATTCAATTTTATAAAGAAAAACTGAACAGTAAAATTCACCCTATTATCGAAAGGTACAAAGATCAACTAGGTGTTGCACCACAACAAATCAAAGTAATGGAATTACAAAATCGCTGGGCTTCATGCACGCCGAGTGGTAATGTGAATTTTCATTGGAAATGCGCCATGGCTCCTATTGACGTATTACACTATATGGTAGTTCATGAGTTAGCTCACCTAATTCATAATAATCATACCCAAGCATTTTGGAATGAAGTAGATAAAATTCTCCCCAATTACGACGAGCAGATTAATTGGTTAAAGATTAATGGTTCTGGAATGGATTTATAG
- a CDS encoding type I restriction endonuclease subunit R, producing the protein MGEYNNVEKPFLDKLRDLNWHVIDQGSFGIPQDPAISLRTSFKEVTLKQEFIKAVRKINIIDGVAWLTDKQLEDLYLETIATEKANLSLLEANKQVFEKLIGVTKTTVAKNEVTGEENPLVKLIDFKNWDNNEFVAINQFRVVTPGGPREGLIPDIVLFVNGLPFCVVECKEVEIADPISSAVDQIMRYANTREDDFGIKEGEERLFHYNLFSIATHGEEARIGSISGDFEYYLNWKDIFPEEYRNIDLQNYAAEEESRYRNNGLHNDPSVRQEVLIKGVLNKEIFLDILQHFTLFMEIKEGVVIKVVCRYQQYRAVGKILRRMRTESTPSTRSGVVWHTQGSGKSLTMVFFVRKLRSQDDLKDYKVIMMVDRKDLEKQLSATARLTNEFKEANIVGSRKELVPKLSGIASNLNMVMVHKFVQEELKHSKSLMKAYVEEGKVPEFKPFDVVNTSDRIVILIDEAHRTQGGDMGDNLFTAFPNATKIAFTGTPLLTDRHKQKTHERFGGTGEFIDTYKIREAVDDRATLDIIYIGKTSNDRIKSKEAFDADFEDVFKRQSKEQKEEIQKRYGTMKAYLENMDRLRKIAKNLVNHYVDDILPNGFKAMVVGSSIVAAARYQYLIQEALIERASIEKEKVNPDQDLIEKIEFIKIGTIVTKQDNNEQGFISQARKNAKEIKAVDNFKKDFDYSKDEEGNYLKPETGVAFLCVCDKLLTGFDAPIAQVMYLDKSIREHDLLQAIARVNRTKKNKTHGILVDYFGVSNHLKDALNIWGAEDEEDIQELLEYFRDINKEIPVLEARYNRMIQLFTDKGINDFEKFVQQRFTDKDAEFQLAEDCIELAASVPFRAQFDTYIKAFFDSLDLLFNSEAGRKYYVPAKRLGYLLVRIKNRYKDPSMDLKWAKPKIRKMIDQHLETLGIDSRVDPVSLLSKDFVKEVNKLGKNSKSKASEMEHAIRRHIKVNINKDPALYKRFLQRMEEILERYQGNWDAIVEEFEKVRSDLEKGRKGDNQEEGLNEQELPFYDFIVFSAFNDEELSDADKEALKKLTIELVKLLQKNISKPNFWKGRAAEIRKLQGEIDDMLDFSGIERVMQLHSKLSVEIMNLAKRRHQDLTK; encoded by the coding sequence ATGGGAGAATATAATAACGTTGAGAAACCTTTTTTAGATAAGTTAAGAGATCTTAACTGGCATGTAATTGACCAAGGTAGTTTTGGTATTCCACAAGATCCTGCCATTAGCTTGCGCACCAGTTTCAAAGAAGTAACGCTCAAGCAAGAGTTCATAAAAGCAGTTAGGAAAATAAATATTATTGATGGTGTCGCATGGCTCACAGATAAACAATTAGAAGACCTTTATCTTGAGACTATAGCAACTGAAAAGGCTAACCTCTCATTACTAGAAGCAAATAAACAGGTCTTTGAAAAATTAATTGGAGTCACTAAAACAACGGTAGCAAAAAATGAAGTGACTGGTGAAGAAAATCCATTAGTAAAGCTCATAGATTTTAAAAATTGGGATAATAATGAGTTTGTTGCCATCAACCAGTTTAGAGTGGTTACACCAGGTGGTCCTCGTGAAGGTCTTATTCCAGACATAGTATTGTTTGTAAATGGATTGCCTTTTTGCGTAGTTGAGTGTAAAGAAGTAGAAATAGCAGACCCTATATCTAGCGCTGTAGATCAAATCATGCGCTATGCAAATACAAGAGAAGACGATTTTGGGATCAAAGAAGGTGAGGAACGTTTATTCCATTACAACCTATTCAGTATTGCAACACATGGCGAAGAAGCGCGCATAGGTTCTATATCAGGTGATTTCGAGTATTATTTAAATTGGAAAGATATATTCCCAGAAGAGTACAGAAATATTGATCTTCAAAACTATGCTGCGGAGGAAGAGTCCAGATATCGCAATAATGGGTTGCATAATGATCCTAGTGTCCGTCAAGAAGTTCTTATAAAAGGTGTTTTAAATAAAGAAATATTCTTAGATATACTACAACACTTCACTTTGTTTATGGAAATCAAAGAAGGTGTAGTCATTAAAGTAGTGTGTCGTTACCAGCAGTATAGAGCAGTAGGTAAAATATTGCGCAGGATGCGTACAGAAAGTACTCCTAGTACTAGGTCTGGTGTGGTATGGCATACACAAGGTTCTGGTAAATCCTTAACGATGGTGTTCTTTGTACGCAAGCTGCGTTCTCAAGATGATCTTAAAGACTACAAAGTTATTATGATGGTAGATCGTAAGGATCTTGAGAAACAACTTTCTGCTACGGCACGATTGACAAATGAATTTAAAGAAGCAAATATTGTAGGTTCTCGTAAAGAATTAGTTCCTAAGTTGAGCGGTATCGCATCTAACTTGAATATGGTCATGGTACACAAGTTTGTTCAAGAAGAGTTGAAACATTCTAAGTCTTTAATGAAGGCCTACGTTGAAGAAGGAAAAGTTCCGGAATTCAAACCATTTGATGTTGTAAATACTTCTGATAGAATCGTAATCTTGATTGATGAAGCTCATAGAACTCAAGGTGGCGATATGGGAGATAACCTATTTACGGCATTCCCTAATGCTACTAAAATCGCCTTTACAGGAACTCCATTATTAACTGATCGACACAAACAAAAAACTCATGAGCGGTTTGGTGGCACAGGAGAGTTTATAGATACTTATAAAATACGAGAGGCAGTAGATGATCGTGCAACTCTTGATATCATTTATATTGGTAAAACTTCAAATGATAGAATAAAATCAAAAGAAGCCTTCGATGCCGATTTTGAAGACGTATTTAAAAGGCAGAGTAAAGAACAAAAAGAAGAAATCCAGAAGCGTTACGGAACCATGAAAGCCTATCTGGAGAATATGGATAGACTTCGTAAGATTGCTAAAAACCTTGTGAATCATTATGTGGATGATATTTTACCTAATGGTTTTAAAGCTATGGTGGTCGGTAGTTCAATAGTAGCTGCAGCACGTTATCAATATTTGATCCAGGAAGCCTTAATAGAACGTGCCAGCATAGAGAAGGAAAAAGTTAATCCAGATCAAGATTTAATTGAAAAAATTGAATTTATAAAGATCGGTACCATAGTTACCAAGCAGGACAATAATGAACAAGGCTTTATAAGTCAAGCCAGAAAGAATGCTAAAGAGATAAAAGCAGTTGATAATTTTAAAAAAGATTTTGATTACAGCAAAGATGAGGAAGGTAATTACCTAAAGCCAGAAACTGGAGTAGCTTTCTTATGCGTTTGCGATAAACTTTTAACTGGTTTTGATGCACCTATTGCACAAGTAATGTATTTAGATAAAAGCATCAGAGAACATGATCTTTTACAAGCAATAGCAAGAGTAAATCGAACAAAAAAGAATAAAACACATGGTATTCTGGTTGATTATTTTGGTGTCTCTAATCATTTAAAAGATGCTTTAAACATTTGGGGTGCTGAAGATGAAGAAGATATTCAAGAGCTCCTGGAATATTTTAGAGATATTAATAAAGAAATACCAGTTCTTGAGGCGAGATACAATCGCATGATCCAATTATTTACAGATAAAGGGATCAATGACTTTGAGAAATTTGTACAGCAGCGTTTTACTGATAAAGATGCCGAGTTTCAATTAGCGGAAGACTGTATTGAGTTGGCGGCATCTGTTCCGTTTCGAGCACAATTTGATACTTATATAAAAGCCTTTTTTGATAGTTTAGATTTACTGTTTAATTCTGAGGCTGGAAGAAAGTATTATGTACCTGCTAAACGACTTGGTTATTTATTGGTTCGTATTAAAAACCGCTATAAAGATCCAAGCATGGATTTAAAATGGGCAAAGCCTAAGATTCGTAAAATGATAGATCAGCACCTTGAGACATTAGGTATTGATAGTCGTGTAGATCCTGTCAGCTTGCTTTCTAAGGACTTTGTAAAAGAAGTAAATAAGCTAGGTAAAAACTCAAAATCTAAGGCCTCAGAAATGGAGCATGCTATTAGACGTCACATAAAAGTAAATATCAATAAAGATCCAGCATTGTATAAGCGTTTTTTACAGCGTATGGAAGAAATCTTAGAACGCTACCAAGGAAATTGGGATGCAATCGTTGAAGAATTTGAAAAAGTAAGAAGTGATTTAGAAAAAGGTAGGAAAGGAGACAACCAAGAGGAAGGTCTTAACGAGCAGGAGTTACCGTTTTACGATTTCATAGTGTTTAGTGCTTTTAATGATGAAGAACTTAGTGATGCTGATAAAGAAGCATTAAAGAAACTGACGATAGAGCTGGTAAAACTGTTACAAAAAAATATAAGCAAACCTAATTTTTGGAAAGGTAGAGCAGCAGAAATACGTAAATTACAAGGAGAGATAGATGATATGTTAGATTTCTCTGGAATAGAAAGGGTAATGCAACTACACTCTAAGTTAAGTGTGGAAATAATGAACTTGGCAAAACGCAGGCATCAAGATTTAACGAAATAA
- a CDS encoding sacsin N-terminal ATP-binding-like domain-containing protein, whose protein sequence is MSYQNKIQELIDERLAYYRNNPKSIARDYTIENSIKDEYDGRQLLEMLQNVDDTKSKKVRIEWDKENKTLAISNYGEAFSFEGIESLMRSHSSPKTKEDYIGNKGLGFRSLLTWANVISIYANDCKISFSDKISSSVFESQLSLTPENKEIVKSQAKVADGIVPFPVLAIPKLVSYVRQDDWQTVIEINYTHEVETKIQDIFNQISEELLLFLNHIEEIEIVIGDNISFFKSEKIECADWTEVRINDKFWRVFTKDGLLPQKVANGVGVVFKKFMIKVAFQNDLSDTYYKLFNFFPTKISVSLPCIIHGTFDLNASRDYLNPSENNKKIFKKLARFLGDCALTLSKEDVSWKPFKLLKPINNSSDSTLVKQLYTDLSEVRKTEKIIPTISDTYVVSHDVKHYHDDFNAFFKENFPDVLPELILPNEEAEINYFHPRHYDNDYLVERIDALSYTPITLEQRSELIYQLINSGRKTFKKERFSLLINDNKTTAVIDKDTVAFTPMMQSNNKFNIPKSLKIDFINSELYTLLSNKLKGRFDAKNQVSREFQSVVKNTVNVQPYDSNSIIIRIVNGINQALTDTHDIDQKILLVKEMVASLFQNFKHLSNQLDKLNLEIKLINENSEIVTSSSLFMGATYPDGELVEWLYETIYSPEQYLMKRSFWGFQGENVDEIERFFLWLGVNKYARLITLPLDKYASKSGYFNYIFKQANPSKPSNFQIDRINRGTSITYIGNIKDILLMDATRQILLILKDSTIRSKIEQLDTKYFWKYFQTNYTLITSISFIRYQFLKANKFTSYVFEDGNDSLQRLINKDIEIDFGRLNKYNCHKSEISNILVKLGAKQNIDSLKPTVLYNVLLNIPKVYTIQKNRGVQGLYKKIVDALDYQNSLKPISKAQIPKDLLLFAKKGDESVLLEPNKVFYSNNSVLPAKIEQTLPILDFPKRAGQEKAERFLGIQITDASQLKVNKPVQYSDLNNDFQNHFEILKVPLLLYRLYSKSLPKDISTKEAISQNVSYLKKCSIDIVSRCSYNYSNETNVFLEDFEFAIFDSTYYLKIPENYKYNELIKASKFSDAFAEIMSIQFNVTELKNDFRFLIRNDINDTLHLITQDFDTDKIRLVKNYFGMPALEENFWKNIYEIKGVTFPEKIVKQKELVASIKNDLSIEITPDYYKFDFEECSNKETYNYLAYLIDVLETSLDVIYPNGIEVYHFERLRNYRESNELKVTSIIWDYLNVNKKEQSKFLNYLDIFKLSALKMFFELEDKFKLSLNYAEQFSNFIESKLPIKIKDYTGETAPVKNQYKHFQSSYSFELDDLEDEIKSLFYFEGNDIKIENYLKLNYSDQVISSNTEAVELKEEVNEENPLKIIDSTLSKKNISIQRSSSIYKGTGKKRMTFSNSINERKNISGKNAEIRAFKSYKNKYGEDKVKWVSRYSSTPDNNDNLQYDLKYEDEKGVWRYVEVKSLSYDNSIIITKAEREYGIQNNLLYEFALVNNDGIHRVANPFSFKTGETFEENEFFTAEINDCKIHFKLNTK, encoded by the coding sequence ATGAGCTACCAAAATAAGATACAGGAGTTAATTGATGAAAGGTTAGCTTACTACAGAAATAATCCAAAATCAATAGCACGCGATTATACAATTGAAAATAGCATAAAAGATGAGTACGATGGTCGACAACTATTAGAGATGCTACAAAATGTAGATGATACCAAATCTAAAAAAGTGCGTATTGAATGGGATAAAGAGAATAAAACATTAGCCATTTCTAACTACGGAGAGGCTTTTTCTTTTGAGGGAATTGAATCCTTAATGAGAAGTCACAGCAGCCCTAAAACAAAAGAAGATTATATAGGTAATAAAGGATTGGGATTTAGATCATTACTTACTTGGGCAAATGTTATTAGTATTTATGCTAACGATTGTAAAATCAGTTTTTCTGATAAAATATCATCTTCAGTTTTTGAGTCTCAACTATCATTAACACCAGAAAATAAAGAAATAGTCAAGTCACAAGCAAAAGTTGCTGATGGTATTGTCCCATTTCCCGTGCTAGCCATTCCTAAATTAGTTAGTTATGTCCGACAGGATGATTGGCAAACAGTTATAGAAATAAATTATACTCATGAAGTAGAAACTAAAATTCAGGATATATTTAATCAAATAAGTGAAGAGCTTTTACTCTTTTTAAATCATATTGAAGAAATTGAAATAGTTATAGGTGACAATATTTCATTTTTTAAAAGTGAGAAAATAGAATGTGCTGATTGGACAGAAGTTAGAATTAATGACAAGTTTTGGAGAGTATTTACAAAGGATGGGCTACTGCCTCAAAAAGTTGCTAACGGAGTAGGAGTTGTTTTTAAAAAATTTATGATTAAGGTTGCTTTTCAGAATGATCTGTCTGACACTTATTATAAGTTATTTAACTTCTTTCCTACTAAAATTTCTGTTTCCCTGCCTTGTATCATTCACGGTACATTTGATTTAAATGCTTCCAGAGATTATTTAAACCCTTCCGAGAACAACAAAAAGATATTTAAGAAGTTGGCTAGATTTTTAGGTGATTGTGCTCTTACATTATCTAAAGAAGATGTAAGCTGGAAGCCTTTTAAATTATTAAAACCGATAAATAACTCTTCAGATTCTACTTTAGTAAAACAACTTTACACAGATTTATCTGAGGTAAGAAAAACAGAAAAAATCATTCCTACTATAAGTGATACTTATGTAGTTAGTCATGATGTAAAGCATTATCACGATGATTTTAATGCATTCTTCAAAGAAAACTTTCCTGATGTTCTTCCTGAATTAATTCTTCCAAATGAGGAAGCTGAGATAAATTATTTCCATCCTAGGCACTACGATAATGATTATTTAGTCGAAAGAATTGATGCTTTATCATATACTCCAATTACCTTGGAACAAAGGTCGGAGCTTATTTATCAACTTATCAATAGTGGACGTAAAACATTTAAAAAAGAACGTTTCTCGCTACTAATCAATGATAATAAAACAACTGCTGTAATTGATAAGGACACGGTAGCATTTACACCAATGATGCAGTCGAATAATAAGTTCAACATTCCTAAGTCACTAAAGATTGATTTTATAAACTCAGAATTATATACTTTATTATCAAATAAATTAAAAGGTAGGTTTGATGCTAAGAATCAAGTGTCAAGGGAATTTCAGAGTGTAGTTAAAAATACAGTTAATGTACAGCCTTATGATAGTAATAGCATAATAATTAGAATTGTTAATGGTATCAATCAGGCTTTAACAGATACTCATGATATTGATCAAAAAATTCTTTTGGTTAAAGAAATGGTTGCCTCATTATTTCAAAACTTTAAACATTTAAGTAATCAATTAGATAAGTTAAACTTAGAAATAAAGTTGATTAATGAAAATTCTGAAATTGTAACATCTTCATCCCTATTTATGGGTGCAACCTACCCAGATGGTGAGCTAGTAGAATGGCTTTATGAAACGATTTATAGTCCTGAACAATATTTAATGAAAAGAAGTTTTTGGGGTTTTCAAGGAGAAAATGTAGATGAAATAGAACGGTTTTTTTTATGGTTAGGAGTTAATAAATATGCACGTCTAATTACTTTGCCTCTTGATAAGTATGCTAGTAAATCTGGTTATTTCAATTATATTTTTAAACAAGCTAATCCTAGCAAGCCGTCGAATTTTCAAATAGACCGTATTAATAGAGGCACGTCAATCACGTACATAGGAAATATCAAGGATATTTTATTAATGGATGCAACACGTCAGATATTGCTAATCCTGAAAGATTCAACAATAAGATCAAAAATTGAACAACTGGATACAAAATATTTTTGGAAGTATTTTCAAACAAACTACACGTTGATAACTAGTATTTCATTTATTAGGTATCAATTTTTGAAAGCCAATAAATTCACTTCTTACGTTTTTGAAGATGGAAATGATAGCTTACAACGTTTGATAAATAAAGATATAGAAATTGACTTTGGACGTTTAAATAAGTACAATTGTCATAAATCTGAAATATCAAATATTCTGGTTAAACTAGGTGCAAAGCAAAATATAGATTCCCTGAAGCCGACTGTTCTATATAATGTTCTTCTAAATATACCGAAAGTGTATACAATTCAAAAAAATAGGGGTGTTCAAGGTCTCTATAAAAAAATAGTAGATGCATTAGATTACCAGAATTCGTTAAAACCAATCAGTAAAGCTCAGATTCCTAAAGATTTATTGCTTTTTGCCAAAAAGGGAGATGAATCTGTGCTGCTAGAACCTAATAAAGTTTTTTATTCTAATAATAGTGTGCTACCTGCTAAAATTGAGCAAACTTTGCCAATTTTGGATTTTCCTAAGAGGGCTGGCCAAGAAAAGGCAGAACGCTTTTTAGGTATTCAAATTACGGACGCATCACAGCTGAAGGTAAATAAACCAGTTCAGTACTCTGATTTAAATAACGATTTTCAGAATCATTTTGAGATATTGAAAGTCCCATTACTATTATATAGACTCTACAGTAAAAGTTTACCTAAGGATATATCAACAAAAGAAGCAATTAGTCAGAATGTTTCGTATTTAAAAAAATGTTCTATTGACATCGTTAGTAGATGTAGTTATAATTATAGTAATGAGACTAATGTTTTCTTAGAGGATTTTGAGTTCGCAATTTTTGATAGTACATACTACTTAAAGATTCCAGAAAATTATAAATACAATGAATTGATTAAAGCATCTAAATTTTCAGATGCTTTTGCAGAAATTATGAGTATTCAATTTAACGTTACTGAGTTGAAAAATGACTTTAGATTTTTGATAAGAAATGACATCAATGACACGTTACACCTTATAACACAAGATTTTGATACAGATAAAATAAGGTTGGTTAAAAATTATTTTGGAATGCCTGCGTTAGAAGAAAATTTTTGGAAAAACATATATGAGATTAAAGGAGTTACTTTTCCAGAAAAAATAGTCAAGCAAAAAGAACTGGTAGCTAGCATAAAAAATGATCTAAGCATCGAGATCACACCAGATTATTATAAGTTCGATTTTGAAGAATGTTCTAACAAAGAAACATATAACTATTTGGCTTATTTAATTGATGTTTTAGAAACATCCTTAGATGTTATCTACCCCAATGGTATTGAGGTATATCATTTTGAAAGATTAAGAAACTATAGAGAGTCCAATGAGTTGAAAGTTACAAGTATTATTTGGGATTATTTAAACGTCAATAAAAAGGAGCAATCAAAATTTTTAAATTATTTAGATATTTTCAAATTAAGTGCTTTAAAAATGTTTTTCGAATTGGAGGATAAGTTTAAACTGAGTTTGAATTATGCCGAACAATTTTCAAATTTTATTGAAAGCAAACTTCCAATTAAGATAAAGGATTATACTGGAGAAACAGCACCTGTTAAAAATCAATATAAACATTTTCAATCCTCATATTCATTTGAATTAGATGATTTAGAGGATGAAATTAAAAGTCTATTCTACTTTGAAGGGAATGATATTAAAATTGAGAATTATTTAAAATTAAATTATTCTGATCAAGTTATTTCATCAAATACAGAGGCAGTTGAATTGAAGGAAGAAGTAAATGAAGAGAATCCTTTAAAAATAATTGACAGCACATTAAGTAAAAAAAATATTTCAATTCAGCGGAGTAGTTCGATCTATAAAGGAACAGGAAAAAAACGAATGACCTTTTCCAATAGTATTAATGAGCGTAAAAATATAAGTGGGAAAAATGCAGAGATCCGTGCATTTAAATCATATAAGAATAAATATGGTGAGGATAAAGTCAAATGGGTTTCTAGATACTCTTCAACTCCAGATAATAATGATAACCTCCAATATGATTTAAAATATGAAGATGAGAAAGGTGTTTGGAGATATGTAGAAGTGAAGTCTCTTTCTTATGATAATTCTATTATTATCACGAAAGCGGAAAGAGAATACGGAATTCAAAATAATTTGCTTTACGAATTTGCTTTGGTGAATAATGATGGTATTCATAGAGTAGCAAATCCTTTTTCTTTCAAAACTGGAGAAACTTTTGAGGAAAATGAATTTTTTACTGCAGAAATTAATGATTGTAAAATTCATTTTAAACTGAACACAAAATAA